A section of the Macadamia integrifolia cultivar HAES 741 chromosome 9, SCU_Mint_v3, whole genome shotgun sequence genome encodes:
- the LOC122088624 gene encoding vacuolar sorting protein 39-like isoform X2, whose amino-acid sequence MATILDTALLQAQFHTGQSSAVLDLLKGLNYCDIKICEEFLQERNYYSALLELYKCNEMHREALKLLNQLVEESNSGQVHSESAERCRPEMIIEYLKPLCSIDPMFVLEYSMHVLESCPTQTIELFLNGNIPADLVNSYLKQNAPKMQATYLELMLSMNESAVSANLQNELVLIYLSEVVDWYMDLIAQQSWDEKAYSPTRKKLLSALEGMSGYNPEALLKRLPADALYEEQAILFGKMSQHQLALSLYIHKLHVPELAISYCDRVYEVGQHHPSSKSYGNIYQTLLQIYLNSSRVTKEFVSQIKNHASPQQTGSEKLGAAKAKVGRVS is encoded by the exons ATGGCAACTATACTCGATACTGCCCTTCTCCAAGCTCAATTTCATACTGGCCAGTCTTCTGCTGTATTGGATCTGCTGAAAGGTCTTAACTATTGTGATATTAAAATTTGCGAAGAATTTCTACAGGAGAGGAATTATTACAGTGCATTGTTAGAACTGTACAAGTGCAATGAGATGCACCGAGAAGCTCTCAAGCTTCTTAATCAACTCGTTGAGGAATCAAATTCGGGTCAAGTGCATTCTGAATCTGCTGAAAGGTGTAGACCTGAAATGATAATTGAGTACCTAAAG cctctttgCTCAATTGATCCCATGTTTGTTTTGGAGTACTCAATGCATGTTCTTGAAAGTTGTCCGACCCAGACAATTGAGCTCTTCTTGAATGGAAACATCCCAGCAGATTTAGTCAACTCTTACTTGAAGCAGAATGCACCAAAGATGCAAGCGACATATTTAGAACTTATGCTCTCAATGAATGAAAGTGCTGTATCTGCAAATTTGCAAAATGAACTG GTTCTTATCTATCTTTCAGAAGTAGTTGACTGGTATATGGATCTAATAGCTCAGCAGAGTTGGGATGAGAAAGCTTATTCCCCAACAAGGAAAAAGTTATTATCTGCATTGGAGGGCATGTCTGGATATAATCCTGAGGCTCTGTTAAAACGCCTTCCAGCAGATGCTTTATATGAGGAGCAAGCAATTTTGTTCGGGAAGATGAGCCAACATCAGCTTGCTTTGTCTCTCTATATTCATAAG CTTCATGTTCCCGAACTAGCAATTTCATACTGTGACAGAGTATATGAGGTTGGGCAGCATCATCCTTCTTCAAAATCATATGGTAATATCTACCAGACTCTTCTGCAAATATATCTTAACTCTTCAAGAGTGACAAAGGAATTTGTGAGCCAAATCAAGAATCATGCATCTCCTCAGCAAACTGGCAGCGAGAAACTTGGGGCTGCCAAAGCTAAAGTTGGCCGTGTATCTTAA
- the LOC122088624 gene encoding vacuolar sorting protein 39-like isoform X1, producing the protein MCCNSTRIEWLTWKERDPTLNKSRGHIHISSGTREMATILDTALLQAQFHTGQSSAVLDLLKGLNYCDIKICEEFLQERNYYSALLELYKCNEMHREALKLLNQLVEESNSGQVHSESAERCRPEMIIEYLKPLCSIDPMFVLEYSMHVLESCPTQTIELFLNGNIPADLVNSYLKQNAPKMQATYLELMLSMNESAVSANLQNELVLIYLSEVVDWYMDLIAQQSWDEKAYSPTRKKLLSALEGMSGYNPEALLKRLPADALYEEQAILFGKMSQHQLALSLYIHKLHVPELAISYCDRVYEVGQHHPSSKSYGNIYQTLLQIYLNSSRVTKEFVSQIKNHASPQQTGSEKLGAAKAKVGRVS; encoded by the exons ATGTGTTGCAACAGCACCAGGATTGAATGGCTTACATGGAAAGAAAGGGATCCAACGCTGAATAAG AGCCGTGGTCACATCCATATAAGCTCAGGTACAAGGGAGATGGCAACTATACTCGATACTGCCCTTCTCCAAGCTCAATTTCATACTGGCCAGTCTTCTGCTGTATTGGATCTGCTGAAAGGTCTTAACTATTGTGATATTAAAATTTGCGAAGAATTTCTACAGGAGAGGAATTATTACAGTGCATTGTTAGAACTGTACAAGTGCAATGAGATGCACCGAGAAGCTCTCAAGCTTCTTAATCAACTCGTTGAGGAATCAAATTCGGGTCAAGTGCATTCTGAATCTGCTGAAAGGTGTAGACCTGAAATGATAATTGAGTACCTAAAG cctctttgCTCAATTGATCCCATGTTTGTTTTGGAGTACTCAATGCATGTTCTTGAAAGTTGTCCGACCCAGACAATTGAGCTCTTCTTGAATGGAAACATCCCAGCAGATTTAGTCAACTCTTACTTGAAGCAGAATGCACCAAAGATGCAAGCGACATATTTAGAACTTATGCTCTCAATGAATGAAAGTGCTGTATCTGCAAATTTGCAAAATGAACTG GTTCTTATCTATCTTTCAGAAGTAGTTGACTGGTATATGGATCTAATAGCTCAGCAGAGTTGGGATGAGAAAGCTTATTCCCCAACAAGGAAAAAGTTATTATCTGCATTGGAGGGCATGTCTGGATATAATCCTGAGGCTCTGTTAAAACGCCTTCCAGCAGATGCTTTATATGAGGAGCAAGCAATTTTGTTCGGGAAGATGAGCCAACATCAGCTTGCTTTGTCTCTCTATATTCATAAG CTTCATGTTCCCGAACTAGCAATTTCATACTGTGACAGAGTATATGAGGTTGGGCAGCATCATCCTTCTTCAAAATCATATGGTAATATCTACCAGACTCTTCTGCAAATATATCTTAACTCTTCAAGAGTGACAAAGGAATTTGTGAGCCAAATCAAGAATCATGCATCTCCTCAGCAAACTGGCAGCGAGAAACTTGGGGCTGCCAAAGCTAAAGTTGGCCGTGTATCTTAA